In one Pseudomonadota bacterium genomic region, the following are encoded:
- a CDS encoding fumarylacetoacetate hydrolase family protein, producing MKLLRYGAAGAEKPGLLDHDGRVRDLSAHVSDIAGDALTPEGLAAIAKLDVAALPIVEGMPQQDLRLGPCVGSIGKFICIGLNYADHAEEAGMPIPAEPIIFNKWTSAVVGPDDAIQIPRDSVRTDWEVELGVVIGRGGSYIDEANALDHVAGYCVVNDVSEREFQLDRAGTWDKGKGCDTFGPTGPWLVTPDEVGDIDALGMWLDVDGERMQTGSTATLIFKVPHLITYCSHFMSLQPGDVISTGTPPGVGMGFKPPRYLKGGETVTLGIDGLGQQTQTVLPAA from the coding sequence ATGAAACTCTTGCGCTACGGTGCCGCAGGTGCCGAGAAACCGGGCTTGCTTGACCACGACGGCCGGGTCAGGGACCTCTCGGCCCATGTCTCAGACATTGCGGGCGATGCGCTCACGCCCGAGGGGCTTGCTGCGATCGCGAAGCTTGACGTGGCTGCCCTTCCGATCGTCGAGGGCATGCCGCAACAAGACCTGCGCCTCGGGCCCTGCGTGGGCTCCATTGGAAAGTTCATCTGCATTGGCCTGAACTACGCAGACCATGCGGAAGAGGCCGGGATGCCCATCCCCGCAGAGCCCATCATTTTCAATAAGTGGACCTCCGCTGTCGTGGGCCCCGATGACGCGATCCAGATCCCCCGCGACAGCGTGCGCACCGATTGGGAAGTGGAGCTCGGCGTCGTCATCGGGCGCGGCGGGAGCTACATCGACGAAGCAAACGCGCTCGATCATGTGGCAGGGTATTGCGTCGTCAACGACGTCTCCGAGCGGGAATTCCAGCTCGACCGCGCAGGCACATGGGACAAGGGCAAAGGCTGCGACACCTTCGGCCCAACGGGCCCGTGGCTCGTCACGCCTGACGAGGTCGGAGATATCGACGCGCTCGGCATGTGGCTCGACGTGGACGGCGAGCGCATGCAGACAGGCTCCACGGCCACGCTGATCTTCAAGGTGCCGCACCTCATCACCTACTGCTCTCACTTCATGAGTTTGCAGCCGGGAGACGTCATTTCCACCGGCACGCCGCCGGGTGTCGGGATGGGCTTCAAGCCCCCGCGCTACCTGAAGGGCGGAGAAACCGTGACGCTCGGCATCGACGGCCTGGGCCAGCAGACACAGACCGTTCTCCCCGCCGCCTAG
- a CDS encoding GNAT family N-acetyltransferase: MLTPRLVLRRWVAEDAAALPAILGDAEVMAYSDHGPLDIAAQAKWHADAMSGAGEDSPGCGVWAAQERASGAVIGYVSLKAAPERLGPDHWELGFRFARRSWGRGLATEAVRAVIGAAGDTEVVAIVDPDNSASVALLKKLGGVRQRDVMLEGYDHPDHLYALRRGPP, from the coding sequence ATGCTGACACCGCGCCTGGTTCTGCGGCGGTGGGTGGCGGAAGACGCGGCCGCATTGCCCGCAATTCTGGGCGATGCCGAGGTCATGGCGTACAGCGATCACGGCCCGCTCGACATAGCCGCACAGGCAAAATGGCACGCCGATGCCATGAGCGGAGCGGGAGAGGACAGCCCCGGGTGCGGCGTCTGGGCTGCCCAAGAGCGCGCGTCAGGCGCGGTGATCGGATATGTCAGCCTCAAGGCGGCGCCTGAGCGGCTGGGCCCGGATCACTGGGAGCTTGGCTTTCGCTTTGCGCGGCGCTCGTGGGGGCGGGGTCTTGCGACCGAAGCTGTACGTGCCGTTATCGGAGCAGCGGGCGATACGGAAGTGGTCGCAATTGTCGATCCCGACAACTCAGCCTCGGTGGCCCTGCTCAAGAAGCTCGGCGGCGTGCGGCAGCGCGACGTGATGCTTGAGGGCTATGACCACCCCGATCACCTCTACGCGCTGCGCCGTGGTCCGCCCTAG